DNA sequence from the Selenomonas timonae genome:
TTGAGGACATTGAGAAATTCTACAACGGAACAGCCGTGCAGACGGATGGCTCCTCTGTCGTCCTGCCGAAGATTGCAACGATCAACAACGCGAAGGTGGATCTTCCGATCGATCCTGCGGTCAACTGGTTCGTGGACTATGACCCCGAGAGCTCGGACGAGGAGACGGGGCTGCCCATCGGGACGCTGCGCATCCCATCCTTTATCATTCACGAGGAAAAGCGCGTCGACTCGCGTGCCGCGCTTGTGGATACACTCGCCTATGTCAAGCAGGAGCTGCTCGATTTCTTCCACGCAAATCCGGAGATCTCGGGTTCGCCGAGCCTGAACGGAGCGGACATCGTGGACATTGCGTTCACGTCGGCGACGGAGCTCGAGTTCTGGGTCAAGACGCCGCTCGATGACAATGCATCCATCGAGGAGATGTCCGCCTCGCAGGTGATGAACGAGCAGTATTGGGAGCGCACGCACGGCGCTGTGCGTACGGCGCTCGAGGACTGCCTCATCCAGCTCGACAAATACGGCTTCCACATGGAGATGGGGCACAAGGAGGTCGGCGGACTCAAGGCGCAGATCGACGAGAGCGGCCGCATGACACACGTCTGCGAGCAGATCGAGATCGACTGGCAGTTTGACAACGCCGTGCAGGCGGCGGACAACGAGCTCTTCGTCCGTACCTTCGTCCGCGAGATCTTCCGCCTCTACGGGCTCGAGGTCAACTTCAAGGCGAAGCCGCTCATCGGGCTTGCGGGCAACGGAGAGCACACGCATCTCAGCCTCGCGGCGATCACAAAGGACGGCAAGCGCCACAGCCTCTTTGCCGCCGATGATCAGAACGCGGACTATATGAATGCCGTCGGCTACGGTGCGCTTATGGGGCTCCTCAAGAACTACGAGGCGATCAATCCGTTCGTCTCTGCGACGAATGATGCATTCAACCGTCTGAAGCCGGGCTTTGAGGCGCCTGTCTGCGTCGTCACCTCGTTCGGCACGACGCCCGCAATCCCGTCGCGCAACCGCACGGTGCTCGTGAGCCTCATCCGCGATCTGAAGAGCCCTCTTGCAACGCGATTCGAGCTGCGCGCAACGAATCCGTACTCCAACACCTATCTCGTCATCGCCGCCGCCTACCTTGCGATTCTCGACGGCATTCGCCATACGGCGGGACGCACGACGGCACAGCTTCTCGGTGAGCTCTCGAAGCAGCCGGGCGAGAAGGGCTTCTACCTCGAGACCGACCGTGCCTATCGGAGCGAGGAGGATGTCTTCGAGTACTATACGGCAGAAGAGCGAGACGCACGCTTTGGCAAGCCGCCCGCGACAGTCTGGGAGAACATGCTCGGCTTCGACCTCTACCCCGAGAAGGTAGCGGTGCTCACGGCGGGCAATACGCTCCGCCCGCAGATCATCGACTCGTTCCGCACGGGCGCGCTCCTGCGCTGGAAGATCGAGCTCATCAGCCGCATCATCCCCGAGAACCGCAAGCTCGTCCGCCGCATGACGGAGATCAAGAGCGATTTCGTCACCGATCAGGATGCCTATATGTGGAACAAGATCCACGATCTGCGCATCTATCTCGCAAAGGACACGATCGACGACAAGGCACTCTTCACCCTGCTCATCAAGGCCCTGAATGAGGGCGACTACCCAACGGCATCCGCGCTGCAGCTTGAGATGTATGCGAAGATGGAGGAGCTCAAGGGGCTCTACGAATGCTATAAAAAGAATATGATCTGACCGTAAGAGGCTCTGTCGAAAATTCGGCGGAGCTTCTTTTGAAAAATAAAAGTCAAAAAATCAAAAATTATATTTGACTTTTTGACTTTATCTGTTATAATGGAGACATAAACATGAAATGAACTGTGGAGGGTATAGATATGGAACAGGATAAATACACAGCGCGGACGCTTGCTGCAATCCAGTCGGCGCAGCAGATAGCGGCAATGCGCTATCATCAGGAAATCACCTCGGCACACGTGCTGCTCGCACTTGCAAAGGAGGCGGAGGGGCTGCTCGCGACGATCTTCGAGGTCTGTAATGTCGACCTGCCGATGCTCAAGGCTCGACTTGAGAAGGAGCTTGCAGCCATCCCGAGTGTGCGTGGGACGAATCGTCTCGGCATGGGGATGGATATGGTGCGCGTGCTCGGGCGCGCCGAGGAACTGGCGAAGTCGATGAAGGACGAGTACGTCTCGACGGAGCATCTCCTGCTCGCACTCGTCACGGACGGGAGCGACGAGGTACAGCGAATCGCGCACGAGTTTGGCCTGACGAAGAGCGCCGTGCAGGATGCGATCCAGAAACATCGCAAGCAGAACGTCACGAGCGACAACCCCGAGGAGGGGTACCAGTCGCTCGAGAAATACGGGCGCGATCTGACAGCGGCGGCACGTGCGAACAAGCTCGACCCCGTGATCGGACGCGATGAGGAGATCCGCCGCTCGATTGAAATTCTCTCACGCCGTACGAAGAACAGCCCGGTGCTCATCGGTGAGCGGGGCGGCGGCAAGACGGCGATTGTGGGGGGGCTTGCCCGCCGTATCGTGGCGGGGGGTGTGCCCGAGTCGCTGAAGAACAAGACGCTCTACTCGCTCGACATGGGCGCACTGGTCGCGGGCGCGAAGTTCCGCGGTGAGTTCGAGGAACGTCTCAAGGGTGTACTGAACGAGATTGCAAAGTCCGAGGGGCAGATACTGCTCTTTATTGACGAGGTGCATACGGTTGTCGGCGCGGGTGCGGCCGAGGGTGCGATGGATGCAGGCAACCTGCTGAAGCCGCTCCTCGCGCGCGGTGAACTGCGCTGCATTGGTGCAACGACGCTGAACGAGTACCGCAAGTACATCGAGAAGGATACGGCACTCGAACGCCGATTCCAGCCGGTCATGGTCGGTGAGCCAAGCGTGGAGGATACAATTTCCATTCTGCGCGGATTGAAGGAACGCTACGAGGTGCACCACGGCGTACGCATCCGCGATGCGGCACTCGTGGCAGCGGCGACACTCTCCGACCGTTATATCTCCGACCGTTTCCTGCCGGACAAGGCGATCGACCTCGTCGATGAGGCGGCGGCAAAGCTGCGCACGGAGATCGAGTCCATGCCCGCACCGCTCGATGAGATTCGGCGCAAGATCCTCCAGCTCGACATAGAGGAGGAGGCGCTGAAAAAGGAGACGGACGCGGCATCGAAGGAAAAACTCGCCGCTCTTGTTGCGGAGAAGGAGCAGCTCCACACCGAGGAAGCGAAACTCCAAGCAAAATGGGAGAGTGAAACCCAGGCGATCCTGCGCGTGCGTGCCATCAAGAAGGAGATGGACGAACTGCGCGGCGAGATGGAGGCGGCGGAGCGTGCCCAGAACCTCGCGCGCGCTTCGGAGCTGAAATACGGCAAGATGCCGGAGCTGGAGAAGAAGCTCGCGGACGAGGAGGCGGCGATTGCCGCACAGTCCGAGGGCGAGCGCATGCTCAAGGAGGAGGTCGGCGAGGAGGACATCGCGCGTGTTGTCAGCCGCTGGACGGGGATTCCCGTGACGAAGATGATGACGGGCGAGCGCGAGAAGCTGCTCCGCCTCGAGGAGGTGCTGCACGAGCGCGTCGTCGGTCAGGACGAGGCGGTAACGGCGGTCAGCGAGGCGATCCTGCGTGCACGTGCGGGCATCAAGGATCCGAACCGTCCGATCGGCTCGTTTATCTTCCTCGGCCCAACGGGTGTGGGCAAGACCGAGCTTGCAAAGACGCTTGCCGAGTCCCTCTTTGACGATGAGCGAAGCATGATCCGCATCGACATGAGCGAGTATATGGAGAAGCACAGCGTCTCGCGTCTCATCGGCGCGCCTCCGGGCTACGTCGGCTACGATGAGGGCGGACAGCTCACGGAGGCGGTGCGCCGCCGCCCGTACAGCGTCATCCTGCTCGACGAGATCGAGAAGGCGCATCGCGACGTGTTCAACGTACTGCTTCAGATCCTCGACGACGGGCGTCTGACGGACGGCAAGGGGCGCGTCGTGAACTTCAAGAACACGGTCATCATCATGACGAGCAACCTCGGTTCGCATGAGATTCTGAGTAAGGACTATGCGGAGGCGGAGCAGGCGGTGCGTGCACTTCTGCGTGAGTATTTCCGCCCCGAGTTCCTGAACCGCGTGGATGATACGATTGTGTTCAAGGCACTCAGCAAGGACGACGTGAAGCACATCGCAGCGATTATGCTCGCGGCACTCAGCAAGCGTCTTGAGCGGCAGGCGGACATCCAGCTCACATGGGATGATGCGGCGCTTGCGGCACTCGCGGAGGAAGGCTTCGACCCCGACTTCGGTGCGCGTCCGCTCCGTCGTCTGCTCACGCACACGGTCGAGACCGCCCTCTCGAAGAAGATCATCGCGGGTGATGTGCGCGGCGGTGATGTCGTGGAGCTTGGCTATGACGGGACGGAGTTTACGTTTAAGACCCTCTGAATATCTTGAGACTGCTCTTTTCGGGGCAGTCTTTTTCTTTGTTTCGTACCAAAGGTTACAGCCTTTCTTCACCGACCTGCGTTATAATCATCACACAGAGATGACAAAGAGCATTTGATATATAAAGGAGCTTTGACGATGGAGAAGATACTGGATCTGAAAAAGACGGTCGCCGAATTGGTGGAGGAGAATCCCGAAGTCAGTGAGATTATGGCGGAGATCGGCTTTAAGGAGATTACAAACCCCGTTGCGCTGAACGTGATGGGGCGCATCATGACGATTCCGCGCGGCGCGGCGGTGAAGGGCATCGACCTCGCGAAGGTGATTGCGGCATTTGAGGAGCGCGGATATCAGGTGATCAGCGATGATGCACAGTCGCGGCAGGGACGCATTCGGAACTTCATCGAACGCCTGTCGAGCGGCGAGGATCTCGACTCCGTTCGTGCGGACTTCGTACAGGAGTTCAGCCACGTTGACGCGCAGGAAATCATGACGGCAGAGCAGACCCTCATCAAGGAAGGAATGCCCGTCAGTGAGGTGCAGCGCCTCTGTGACGTGCATTCGGCGCTCTTTCACGGTGTGGCGAGCGAGCCGCCGCCGGGTGCGCTCTCACATGATGAGATACATGCGCAGGCAGCATCGGTGAACCCTGATGATATTGACGCACTGCCCGAGGCACATCCGCTTACGATCCTGCGCGCGGAGAATGCGGCACTCGAGACCCTGCTCGACACGATTGAGGCTGAGCTGGACGGCGCAAAGCGGACGGATGTCATGTTCCAACACATTCTTGCGCTCGGCGATGTGCGCTCCCACTACATCAAGAAGGAAGAGCTGCTGATGCCGCTTCTCTACGATTACGGTGTCACAGGACCCTCGCAGGTCATGTGGGGCATCGACGATGAGATGAAGCGCGAGCTCGCGATGATTATCAAGGCGCTCAAGGCGGATGAAGAGACGCTGCCCATGTATGAGGCGCGGATCCGTGCACTCACGCAGCGCATCCGCGAGATGATCTTCAAGGAAGAGAAGATTCTCTTCCCACTCAGCCTGCGCTATTTCACGCAGATGGAATGGTATCGCTGCTATCACGATCTGCCGGACATGGGTATCTCGTTCGGCGTTCCCATCCCTGCGTGGGCAGAGGCGCAGCCGTGGCTCGATCAGGAGGCAGCGCGTCTCGCACAGTCTCAGGTGGGAGGGAAGCTCCAGTTCCCGACGGGCGAGCTGTCGATGGAGCAGCTGACGACGATCCTTCAGCTGCTGCCCGTGGACATCACGTTCATCGACAAGGATGATGTCGTCCGCTTCTTCACAAACGAGGGGCAGGTGTTCACGCGTCCGCTGTCCGCACTCGGGCGCGACGTGATGAACTGCCACCCGCCCGAGATCATCCCCGTCGTGCGGAA
Encoded proteins:
- the clpB gene encoding ATP-dependent chaperone ClpB, with the protein product MEQDKYTARTLAAIQSAQQIAAMRYHQEITSAHVLLALAKEAEGLLATIFEVCNVDLPMLKARLEKELAAIPSVRGTNRLGMGMDMVRVLGRAEELAKSMKDEYVSTEHLLLALVTDGSDEVQRIAHEFGLTKSAVQDAIQKHRKQNVTSDNPEEGYQSLEKYGRDLTAAARANKLDPVIGRDEEIRRSIEILSRRTKNSPVLIGERGGGKTAIVGGLARRIVAGGVPESLKNKTLYSLDMGALVAGAKFRGEFEERLKGVLNEIAKSEGQILLFIDEVHTVVGAGAAEGAMDAGNLLKPLLARGELRCIGATTLNEYRKYIEKDTALERRFQPVMVGEPSVEDTISILRGLKERYEVHHGVRIRDAALVAAATLSDRYISDRFLPDKAIDLVDEAAAKLRTEIESMPAPLDEIRRKILQLDIEEEALKKETDAASKEKLAALVAEKEQLHTEEAKLQAKWESETQAILRVRAIKKEMDELRGEMEAAERAQNLARASELKYGKMPELEKKLADEEAAIAAQSEGERMLKEEVGEEDIARVVSRWTGIPVTKMMTGEREKLLRLEEVLHERVVGQDEAVTAVSEAILRARAGIKDPNRPIGSFIFLGPTGVGKTELAKTLAESLFDDERSMIRIDMSEYMEKHSVSRLIGAPPGYVGYDEGGQLTEAVRRRPYSVILLDEIEKAHRDVFNVLLQILDDGRLTDGKGRVVNFKNTVIIMTSNLGSHEILSKDYAEAEQAVRALLREYFRPEFLNRVDDTIVFKALSKDDVKHIAAIMLAALSKRLERQADIQLTWDDAALAALAEEGFDPDFGARPLRRLLTHTVETALSKKIIAGDVRGGDVVELGYDGTEFTFKTL
- a CDS encoding DUF438 domain-containing protein, encoding MEKILDLKKTVAELVEENPEVSEIMAEIGFKEITNPVALNVMGRIMTIPRGAAVKGIDLAKVIAAFEERGYQVISDDAQSRQGRIRNFIERLSSGEDLDSVRADFVQEFSHVDAQEIMTAEQTLIKEGMPVSEVQRLCDVHSALFHGVASEPPPGALSHDEIHAQAASVNPDDIDALPEAHPLTILRAENAALETLLDTIEAELDGAKRTDVMFQHILALGDVRSHYIKKEELLMPLLYDYGVTGPSQVMWGIDDEMKRELAMIIKALKADEETLPMYEARIRALTQRIREMIFKEEKILFPLSLRYFTQMEWYRCYHDLPDMGISFGVPIPAWAEAQPWLDQEAARLAQSQVGGKLQFPTGELSMEQLTTILQLLPVDITFIDKDDVVRFFTNEGQVFTRPLSALGRDVMNCHPPEIIPVVRNLIADFKAKKRTQMIVHRYIRERPIRVHYQAMYDKSGTYIGTVEFVTDHAEPLEKFRR
- a CDS encoding glutamine synthetase yields the protein MNELLYKIPANTPREEVIRQLKAHLEVRFVSLVGIDMAGNDTDEKIPVRIFIEDIEKFYNGTAVQTDGSSVVLPKIATINNAKVDLPIDPAVNWFVDYDPESSDEETGLPIGTLRIPSFIIHEEKRVDSRAALVDTLAYVKQELLDFFHANPEISGSPSLNGADIVDIAFTSATELEFWVKTPLDDNASIEEMSASQVMNEQYWERTHGAVRTALEDCLIQLDKYGFHMEMGHKEVGGLKAQIDESGRMTHVCEQIEIDWQFDNAVQAADNELFVRTFVREIFRLYGLEVNFKAKPLIGLAGNGEHTHLSLAAITKDGKRHSLFAADDQNADYMNAVGYGALMGLLKNYEAINPFVSATNDAFNRLKPGFEAPVCVVTSFGTTPAIPSRNRTVLVSLIRDLKSPLATRFELRATNPYSNTYLVIAAAYLAILDGIRHTAGRTTAQLLGELSKQPGEKGFYLETDRAYRSEEDVFEYYTAEERDARFGKPPATVWENMLGFDLYPEKVAVLTAGNTLRPQIIDSFRTGALLRWKIELISRIIPENRKLVRRMTEIKSDFVTDQDAYMWNKIHDLRIYLAKDTIDDKALFTLLIKALNEGDYPTASALQLEMYAKMEELKGLYECYKKNMI